The Gemmatimonadota bacterium genome has a segment encoding these proteins:
- the accC gene encoding acetyl-CoA carboxylase biotin carboxylase subunit, translated as MFRKVMVANRGEIALRVIRACRELGIRTVAVYSEADRESLHVRFADDDVCIGPPPGRLSYLRIPNLIAAAEVTGADAIHPGYGFLAENAEFADTCRASNIAFIGPTGDQIRAMGDKASARRLAAEAGVPTVPGSPGIMRDVEEALPVAEGIGFPVIIKATAGGGGKGMRIAHDADSFPQLFSLAQNEALSAFGNGDVYVEKYLARPRHVEIQVLGDLHGTVIHLGERDCSVQRRHQKLIEESPSPALTPELRARMGEAAVQLASAIDYAGAGTIEFLLDEDGSFYFMEMNTRIQVEHPVTEMVTGHDLVKEQIRVAAGEPLSFGITPLVGHAIEVRINAEDPYRNFQPCPGLITAYHPPGGPGVRVDTHVYAGYTVPPYYDSLLAKLIVWGRDRTEALARLGQALDSFILEGVTTTIPFLARVIRHPDFVAGNVDTKFLEREAQLLRPEIAPGESREG; from the coding sequence ATGTTTCGCAAGGTGATGGTGGCCAATCGCGGTGAGATCGCGCTCCGCGTGATTCGCGCCTGTCGGGAACTCGGCATCCGGACCGTCGCCGTGTACAGCGAGGCCGACCGAGAATCGCTGCACGTGCGGTTTGCCGACGACGATGTCTGCATCGGGCCGCCGCCGGGGCGGCTCTCCTATCTCCGGATCCCGAACCTGATCGCCGCCGCGGAAGTGACCGGCGCCGATGCGATCCACCCGGGCTACGGCTTCCTCGCCGAGAACGCGGAGTTCGCCGACACCTGCCGCGCGTCGAACATCGCGTTCATCGGTCCGACGGGCGACCAGATCCGCGCCATGGGCGACAAGGCCTCGGCACGGCGCCTCGCCGCCGAAGCCGGCGTGCCGACGGTGCCGGGGTCGCCGGGGATCATGCGCGACGTCGAGGAGGCGCTGCCGGTGGCCGAGGGGATCGGCTTCCCCGTGATCATCAAGGCGACGGCCGGCGGCGGCGGGAAGGGAATGCGCATCGCGCACGATGCCGACTCCTTTCCGCAGCTCTTCTCGCTGGCGCAGAACGAGGCGCTCTCCGCCTTCGGCAATGGCGATGTCTACGTCGAGAAATATCTCGCACGGCCGCGGCACGTCGAGATCCAGGTGCTCGGCGACTTGCACGGCACCGTGATCCATCTGGGCGAGCGCGACTGCTCCGTGCAGCGCCGCCACCAGAAGCTGATCGAGGAGTCGCCGTCGCCGGCGCTCACCCCCGAGTTGCGCGCGCGGATGGGCGAGGCGGCGGTGCAGCTCGCCTCGGCGATCGACTACGCCGGCGCCGGGACGATCGAGTTCCTCCTCGACGAGGACGGCTCGTTCTACTTCATGGAGATGAACACGCGCATCCAGGTCGAGCATCCCGTGACCGAGATGGTCACCGGCCACGACCTGGTGAAGGAGCAGATCCGCGTGGCGGCCGGCGAGCCGCTCTCGTTCGGCATCACGCCGCTGGTCGGTCACGCGATCGAGGTGCGCATCAACGCCGAAGATCCCTACCGCAACTTCCAGCCGTGCCCGGGACTCATCACCGCCTACCATCCGCCCGGCGGCCCCGGTGTCCGCGTCGACACGCACGTCTACGCTGGCTACACCGTGCCGCCGTACTATGACTCGCTGCTCGCGAAGCTGATCGTCTGGGGCCGCGACCGGACCGAGGCGCTGGCGCGGCTCGGACAGGCGCTCGACTCGTTCATCCTCGAGGGTGTCACCACCACGATCCCCTTCCTGGCGCGCGTCATCCGCCATCCGGACTTCGTCGCCGGCAATGTCGACACCAAGTTTCTCGAGCGCGAGGCGCAACTGCTCCGCCCGGAGATCGCGCCCGGCGAGTCGCGCGAGGGATGA
- a CDS encoding 2-phosphosulfolactate phosphatase, whose protein sequence is MTVHVAFTPLGLPTADVAGRTVVVIDILRATTSITAALHHGARAVIVAAETDEAITLAQSLDRTDVLLAGERHCVRIPGFQLGNSPGEMLPETVRGKTLVMTTTNGTRALLATAGAHEVLVGAAVNLSVVGARLRDAVAAGRDVLVLCAGREHGFGMDDAYLAGRFVTEALGGRRTRKGLNDAAIVSVDLVRRYGHRIDRALALSAAGRELIRLGFGADVEAAGQIDTHPVLPTYHDRRITLAAAA, encoded by the coding sequence ATGACCGTCCACGTCGCCTTCACGCCGCTCGGGCTTCCGACAGCGGACGTGGCGGGGCGCACGGTCGTCGTCATCGACATCCTGCGCGCCACCACCAGCATCACGGCCGCGCTGCACCACGGGGCGCGCGCCGTGATCGTCGCGGCCGAGACGGACGAGGCGATCACGCTGGCACAGTCGCTTGACCGCACCGACGTCCTCCTCGCCGGCGAGCGCCACTGTGTGCGCATCCCCGGCTTCCAGCTGGGCAACTCGCCGGGCGAGATGCTCCCCGAGACGGTCCGTGGCAAGACCCTCGTGATGACCACCACCAACGGGACGCGTGCCCTGCTCGCGACCGCCGGCGCGCACGAGGTGCTCGTCGGCGCGGCGGTGAACCTGAGCGTCGTCGGCGCCCGACTCCGGGATGCGGTGGCCGCGGGGCGGGACGTGCTGGTGCTCTGCGCCGGCCGCGAACACGGCTTCGGCATGGACGACGCCTATCTCGCCGGCCGGTTTGTCACCGAGGCACTCGGTGGCCGCCGCACGAGAAAGGGTCTCAACGACGCGGCCATCGTCTCGGTCGACCTGGTGCGCCGCTATGGCCACCGCATCGACCGCGCCCTGGCCCTCTCGGCCGCGGGCCGTGAGCTGATTCGCCTCGGCTTCGGCGCCGATGTCGAGGCCGCCGGGCAGATCGACACTCACCCGGTGCTCCCCACCTACCACGATCGTCGCATCACGCTGGCGGCGGCCGCATGA